Genomic DNA from bacterium:
CCGGGGCGGCGGTCGGGCCTCCGGTTCCGCAACGGTGGACTTCTCGGGGGAGCGACCGACCGTCGAGGCCGCGCTGGATTTCTACGGCCTGGACCCCGCCGAGCTGGCGCCCCTGACGCTGGCCCAATGGCCCGGCGACTTCAACGGCCGGTTGACCGTCCACGGTGGTGACGACGCCGTGGACGGTATCACCGCCAAGGTCGTCCTCTTCCCCAGCCGGCTCAGGGGGGTGCGCATCAACGGGCTCCGCCTGGCCGGTCATGGCACCCCGGACGACTTCGTGGTCACCGAGGGTTTTTTGAGCATGGCCGGCGCCCGGATCAACGCCCGCGGGCGCTTTAACTCCTCGGGGCTGGCCTTCACCGTAGACGGCCGCGGGGTGCCCCTGGACCGACTGGCCGGGCTGGCCGGAGTACCCGACCTGGCGGGGAATCTCGACTTCCGCGCCGCCCTGGAGGGCATCCCTCGTGACCTGGCCGCCCGCTTCGAGTTCCTCCTCACCCGCGGCTCCTGCGCCGGTTTCACCGTCGGGGAGGCCCGGTGTTCGGGCAACGTGCGACTGACCTCGACCGGGGAGGTGATCGGCCTGAACGACCTCCTCTTCGAGCTGGACGCCCGCGACGCCGGATACGGCGAGAACCGGGTGGAGCAGGGGTGGGTCGGCGGCGCGCTGTCCCTCACCGACCGGCCCGCGTTCAGGGGCGAGCTGCGCCTGGCGGGCATCACGGCCGCCGGGAGGACCTTCGAGGAGCTCCAGGGACGACTGAGCTTCGCCGACGATACCGGCGAGATCGAGCAGCTCCACCTCGTCGTGGACCCGGAGACGTACCTCTTCTACAGGGGCGGCTTCCGGCTCCTCGGGCCGGGTTCCCCCGGGACCGACGTCCTCTTCTCCACGGACCTCCTCCACGTCGTGTACCACGACTTCGACATCCTGAACTCCCGCCCCTTCGTCACGGAGCTGACCGAGGACGGGGTGAAGGTGGAGGACGTGGAGCTGGTGACCGCCGCCGGCTCCGTCTCGCTGGGGGGGACGTACTCCTTCGGGGACGAGGAGCTCTCCGCGCGGATCCACGCCCCCGAGGTGGACCTGGGGGCCCTTTCGTCCGCGCTGGGCCTCTCCGAGAATCCAGTGTCCGGCCTGGCCCGGCTGAACCTGGAGGTTTCCGGCCGGCCCTTGGAACCCCAGGTGAATCTCGAACTCAGCCTGGCGGGCGTTGCCTGCGAGGGGTACCATCTGCAGAACCTGTCGCTGGGGCTCGTCATCCGCCCCGGCGTGAACTTGGGCGAGTTGGTGGACGCCATCGCCGGAGTGGAGCCCCTGGCCCCCGGCAACGGTGATGCAAACCTGGGGACACTGACCCTCACCGCCCGGAAAATCGGCACCGAGGGGTTCGAGGTGGAGCACCTGCATCTCGACGCCGAGCTCACCGGTGAGGAGGTTCGGCTCGTCGGTCTGGACGCCTCCCTGGTGGGCGGCTCCCTGGACGCCGTGGGACGTCTCGGCCTCACCACCGTCGAAAGGCCGCTGGAGCTATACTTCGGCGCGTACGACTTCCCCCTGGACGAGCTGCCGTTCATGCCCGACACGGTGGAGGTGGAGGACGGGCACGTGTCGGCGCAGGGGCTGGTCTCCGGTCCCGTGGACCGGCTCCAGGCCGACGGCCGGGTCCACGCCCGGGTGAAGAAGCTGGAGCTCTACGATTACAACGTCCGGCTGGATAACCTCGCGGTGGAACTGAATTTCACGCCCCGGACCGCCGAGCTGACGGCTTTTCGGTGCCTGGTGGGCGGCGGGGAGCTGGTCGGCGCCGGAACCCTCACCTACGGGGCGGACCGCCTCTCAGGCGGGTTGAAGCTCACGGGGCGGGGCCTGCGGGTGAAGAACCTGGCCGACCTCTTCTCGGGGGAGCTCAACCTGGAGGTGGACGTCGAGACCGGGCCCTCGGGAACCTCGGTGACCGGGCTGGTCGAGGTCGTGGAGGGCAACGTGGACCTGCCGCTGGGCGAGAGCGGGACGGTGGCGGCCGGGCGGCCCGCAGAGAACGGCGCTGAGTCGTCCCTCAGGCTCGACCTGCGGATCGTCGCCGAGAAGAACCTCTGGATCAGGTCGGACCTGGCGGAGCTGGAGGTGGGGGCCGATCTGCGCCTGTCTCTCGCCGGCGGCGACCTGGCGCTGGGCGGCGACCTGGTTACACGGCGCGGGAGTGTGTACTTCCTCAACAAGGCCTTCGACCTGGACTCCGGCACCATCGGCTTCGACCGCATGGTCCCGCCGGACCCCACCCTCTCCATCCGGGCCTCGAGCCGGATGCGCCGGCGCGCCGCGGGCCAGACCACCGAGGACCTCACCCTGGTCGTCAACGTCGGCGGCAGGCTGTCGGAGCCGGTGATCACCCTCTCCTGCGCCGAGCACCCCGAGTGGCCGGAGCGCGACGTCATCATGCTCGTCGCCCTGGACATGACCTGGGACGACTACCAGCAGATGCTCTCGGAGCAGGGCGCGGGGGGGGCCACACGGCACGCCACCGGACAGGCCGCCTTCTACCTGGCCAGCTTCATCGAGACCAAACTGCAGCGTCTCGCCCGCGAGGCCGTGGGGCTGGACACCCTCAAGATTGAGGGCATCACCGAGTCGGGGGACATAGACCGCCTCGACATCACCATGGGGAAGTACCTCTTCCGCGACCTCTACGTCTCCTACTCCCGGGACATGCTCGCCGAGGGCAACCAGAGCTTTTCCGTGGAGTACTTCATCACCGACAAACTCTCCCTGGTGGGCACGACGGTGGAGGAGGCGGGGGAGGTGGGTTACGACCTGAACTTCCGGTGGAAGTTCAAGTACTGACGGGGCAGTGTTTTCACCGGCGCGGGCCGGGGTGAGGGCCGCCGCGTGTCCCCTACCCCCTCTGGGAGGAAGCGCGCTTACCGGCTAGGGTGAGGGGTAAAACGGGCGGGTGTAGACACCCGCCCCTACGTCAATATCCAGCAAACCCGACCCGTTGGGGCGACCGGTAGGACGAGTCCTCCACGGTCGCCCGTTTGGATGTAATTCGTAGGGGCCGACCGACGGCGCGCCGTTCAGGTCGGCCCGCGGGCGGGTCAGGAGACCCGCCCCTACGTCAACGCAATTACGGGTGAGGGCCGCCGCGTGTCCCCTCCCCCCTCTGGGGGGAAGCGCGCTTACGGGCCAGGGAGGGGGGCGAAGCGGGCGGATGAGGAAACCCGCCACCTTGCCCCGATTCCCCCTTAGCGGGAAATCGCGGCGGGTGCTATAATGCGGGGGCGCCGGGGCGGGTGAGCTGATACGCTCGTCGTGACCGAGTTTTTCCAAGTCTGAGGGGAAGGGGGCTCGGGTGAAAGTTCTGGTAACGGGCGGCGCCGGATTCATCGGCAGCCACATCGCCGACCGCTTCGCCGCCGAGGGCCACATCGTCCACGTGGTGGACAACCTCTACTCCGGCCACCGCCGCAACCTCGACCCCGCCCGGGACTTCAGCGAGCTGGACGTCTCCGAAGGCGACAGCCCCGGAAGCGGCCCCGGTTCGCTCCGGAACCTCTTCGAGGTGTTCGCCCCGGAGCTGGTGGTCCACGCCGCGGCCCAGGTCCGGGTCCGTTGCGACGACCACCTCCTCGACGCGCGGTACAACGTCCTCGGGTCGCTGAACGTGATCCACCACGCGGCCGTCCACGGGGTTCGGCGGCTGGTCTACATCTCCACCGGCGGCGCCGGCTACGGCGAGCCCCAGTACCTCCCCTGCGACGAGGACCACCCCATCCGACCCATGAGCGCCTACGGCATCAGCAAGCTGACGGTGGAGCACTACCTGAGACTCTACAACCTCGAGCGCGGCCTGGACTACGCGGTCATCCGGCCCGGCAACGTCTTCGGTCCCCGCCAGGACGAGCGGGGCGAGGCCGGGGTGTGCGCCATCTTCACCGGCCTGATGCGAGCCGGTGAGCGGCCGGTCATCTACGGCGACGGCGCCAACACCCGGGATTACGTGTACGTGGGCGACGTGGTGGAGGCGGTTTGGCTGGCCGCCACGCGGCCCGAGGCCTCGCGCCGGGTGTACAACGTCGGCACCGGCGTCGAGACCAGCACCCTGGAAATTTTCGAAAACCTGGCCTCGCTCACCGGTTACCGGGGTAAGCCGGACCACGCCCCCGAGCCCAACGAGGTGAAGCGCATCTGCCTGGATTGCACCCGGATAAAAAACGAGTTGGGCTGGAAACCGAAGCTCGACCTGCGCGCGGGGCTGACCCGGCTGGTCAACTGGTCCGCCTCGGGCAACCCACGCTGAGGCACCGATATTCCCGGGGCGGCCCCCGCGGCGCCCCCCTTTTTTAAATATCACCGCTTTTTCCCCGGGTCAATGAACCGCCCGCGGAGGTCGCATGGCGACGATTCTGGTGGTGGAGGACGAGGCCAACCTGAGGCGGGCGGTCTGCCGCGGTCTGGATGAAAAAGGGCACCGCACCGTGCAGGCCGGCACGCTGGGCGAGGCGCGCCGTAGGCTTCTCGGCGTGTCGCCCGACGCCGTCCTCCTGGACCTCCGGCTGCCGGACGGCGACGGCCTCGAGCTCCTGGGCGAGCTGCGCGCCGGTCACCCCGAGACGCCCGTGGTGATTTTCACCGCCTACGGCGACGTGGACACGGCGGTGCGGGCGCTTAAAGCCGGGGCGGAGGATTTCTTCGAAAAGCCCTTCGAGCTCGAGGCGCTGGCGCTCATCCTGGAGCGGCTCGTCGAGAAGAAGCGGCTGCGGGACGAGGTGGCGGCCTTGCGGGAGAGGCTGGGCGGCGCGGAGCCGCTCGGCGATTCCCCGGCCTGGCGGACGGTCATGGAGACGGTTCGCCGGGTGGCCCCCACGGGCGCCACGGTGCTCTTCACCGGCGAGAGCGGCACCGGCAAGGAGGTGGCGGCCCGGGCTCTACACCGCCTGAGCGGTCGGAAGGGCGAGTTCGTGGCGGTGCACGCGGCGGCCCTTCCCGCCGAGCTCCTGGAAAGCGAGCTTTTCGGCCACGCCCGCGGGGCCTTCTCCGGCGCGGTGAAGGACAAGCCCGGGTTCTTCGAGCGCGCCGACGGCGGTACGCTTTTCCTGGACGAGATCGGCGAGCTTCCACCGGCGACCCAGGTCAAGCTCCTGAGGGTCCTCCAGGAGGGGGAGACGGTCCGCCTGGGGGAGACGAAATCGCGGCGGCTGGACCTGCGCCTCGTGGCGGCCACCAACTCCGACCTGAAGGCGTCGGTCGGGAGCGGGAAGTTCCGCGACGACCTCTACTACCGGCTGGCGGTGGTGACGGTGGAGCTGCCGCCGTTGCGGGAGCGGGGGAAGGACGTGCCTCTGTTGACGGGGCATTTCCTGCGGCGGGCGTCGGCGGCGCACGGGCTGCCCCCGCGGAGGTTCTCCCAGGAGGCGGAGCGCCGTCTGGCGGGGTACGCCTGGCCGGGCAACGTGCGAGAGCTCGCCAACCTATGCGAGCGGCTGGTGATTCTCGGCCGGGGGGAGGAAATAGCCCCGGAGGAGCTGCCCGCCGAGGTCGTGGGTGCCGGGGTCGCGGACTGGCCCCCTCCTCCGCCCGGAGGCATGGGCTTGGACGAGGCGCTGGAGAAGCTGGAGCGGGAGATGCTCGGGCGCGCCCTGGCCGAGGCCGGGGGTGTGGCTCAGCGGGCGGCGAAAATTCTGGGCATCGGCCGCGGCGCCATGCAGTACAAGCTGAAGAAGTACGGTCTGGCGTGACGCATGGTTTCATGCGCCGGATAACGCGTTGATTTTCAAAGAGTTGGTTGAATATCGAGCCCCCGGCCGCCGGTCCGGGGGCCCTTCGTTGACCAAAAACCTGCGCCGGCGGGATTCGCGGTCAGACATGGGTGAATCGCTGTAAATATCCATCATCTGTATTATCAATAAAATACACTTATCAGGCACCGACAGCCGGAGCCCTGGCACAACCCTTGCTTTTAATACCGGCAAAGGAGAACCATGTTCATCATCGCGTTGATTTTCGCCCTCCCCGTCCTCGGCCTCCTCGCCGGATACCTCCGCCGGCGGGACGGGGACCGGGTCCGTCTCCTTTGCCCGGCCTGCGGCGGCGAGATTTCCCGGGACTACCTGGCCTGCCCCCACTGCGGGTCGCGGCTCCAAACCTCATGCCCGGCGTGCGGCAAGCCGGTGCGCTCCCTCTGGAAGAGCTGTCCCCACTGCGGGACGCCGCTGGGGGGTGAGACGAGGTGAAAAAGCCGGTAATCGTGGTCCTCGGGATTCTGTCCGTCGGGGTGGTCGTGGCCGGTGTGGCGCTCATCGGCGTCTTCTGGCACCACGTCGAAGGGTGGGGGCCGCCGCCGAGCCCCTGGCGCCACGGGATGCAGGAGTGCCTCCTGGCGCCCGAGGAGCTGCCGCCGCCGGTAACGGAAAATCTCGACCGGATGGGTGTCGAGGAGCGGGAAAGAGCCTTCGACTTCCTCCGCGACCTGCGCCCCGGCCAGCGTCGGGAAGCCCTCCGCGAGCTCGGTGAGTGCCCCGCGCCTGAGTTTCGGGACCGGCTGGGTGGGATGATGGTAGAATCGCCGCACCCGCTCTTCCTGTTGCCGCTCGTCCTCCTGTTCTTTGGAAGCCTGGGCCTCGCGGTGACGCTCTACCTGGTCATCCGGAAGCGTGACCGTGGGCCTCGGCTCGAACGCTGCCCCCACTGCGGACGCCCCGTGGAGGCGGGTTGGAACTACTGCCCCTACTGCACCGGTCCGCTGGGATCCGGCAAAGGCTCGACCGACGCAGATTCATCGTGAAATTTAACGTGTCCCGCCCCGGCGGGAACGCATAAAGGAGAGAGATGATACGCAGAAAAACGGCCCTGATTCTCGCCCTCGTAACCGGTATCCTCCTCGTCGCCGCCCTGCCCGCCGTATCGTACGGTCCGCTCCGCACCGGCGGTGGACCCGGTGACGGTGGGCCACGGGGGGACGGCCCCATGTG
This window encodes:
- a CDS encoding zinc ribbon domain-containing protein, with the translated sequence MFIIALIFALPVLGLLAGYLRRRDGDRVRLLCPACGGEISRDYLACPHCGSRLQTSCPACGKPVRSLWKSCPHCGTPLGGETR
- a CDS encoding translocation/assembly module TamB domain-containing protein, which codes for MTPKNVKPSAKGDSSARNGRWPRWLRVGLKVLSWTVGSVLGLVVVAVIFLQTPFVKRWIIRTVEEALSEEYDADFSIGGLEGVLLTGATIRDVTISNPPGCKAPYFVVVKETDVEYNPFEMLAGEVRLRVARVVGAEVVLEEMPGDRLNVTEIFRRRGEETAAAAPLVVDDVRLVNAGFRFDFLDEGQSDLECDGFSGRVSLDLETGDVGLSGIDISGRTNLYQGGTFRVYGGMKVIEDGPIRFDGVTIVTSSSMVYVTGEMEPDTDRLDFDVYSPHFSLSELRNMGLGDLAPAGDTELTCRLEGTFTDPRARFTLKARNPSAGGYLLDRLELVGGYADGRLALEEVRLRRGGGRASGSATVDFSGERPTVEAALDFYGLDPAELAPLTLAQWPGDFNGRLTVHGGDDAVDGITAKVVLFPSRLRGVRINGLRLAGHGTPDDFVVTEGFLSMAGARINARGRFNSSGLAFTVDGRGVPLDRLAGLAGVPDLAGNLDFRAALEGIPRDLAARFEFLLTRGSCAGFTVGEARCSGNVRLTSTGEVIGLNDLLFELDARDAGYGENRVEQGWVGGALSLTDRPAFRGELRLAGITAAGRTFEELQGRLSFADDTGEIEQLHLVVDPETYLFYRGGFRLLGPGSPGTDVLFSTDLLHVVYHDFDILNSRPFVTELTEDGVKVEDVELVTAAGSVSLGGTYSFGDEELSARIHAPEVDLGALSSALGLSENPVSGLARLNLEVSGRPLEPQVNLELSLAGVACEGYHLQNLSLGLVIRPGVNLGELVDAIAGVEPLAPGNGDANLGTLTLTARKIGTEGFEVEHLHLDAELTGEEVRLVGLDASLVGGSLDAVGRLGLTTVERPLELYFGAYDFPLDELPFMPDTVEVEDGHVSAQGLVSGPVDRLQADGRVHARVKKLELYDYNVRLDNLAVELNFTPRTAELTAFRCLVGGGELVGAGTLTYGADRLSGGLKLTGRGLRVKNLADLFSGELNLEVDVETGPSGTSVTGLVEVVEGNVDLPLGESGTVAAGRPAENGAESSLRLDLRIVAEKNLWIRSDLAELEVGADLRLSLAGGDLALGGDLVTRRGSVYFLNKAFDLDSGTIGFDRMVPPDPTLSIRASSRMRRRAAGQTTEDLTLVVNVGGRLSEPVITLSCAEHPEWPERDVIMLVALDMTWDDYQQMLSEQGAGGATRHATGQAAFYLASFIETKLQRLAREAVGLDTLKIEGITESGDIDRLDITMGKYLFRDLYVSYSRDMLAEGNQSFSVEYFITDKLSLVGTTVEEAGEVGYDLNFRWKFKY
- a CDS encoding sigma-54 dependent transcriptional regulator; the protein is MATILVVEDEANLRRAVCRGLDEKGHRTVQAGTLGEARRRLLGVSPDAVLLDLRLPDGDGLELLGELRAGHPETPVVIFTAYGDVDTAVRALKAGAEDFFEKPFELEALALILERLVEKKRLRDEVAALRERLGGAEPLGDSPAWRTVMETVRRVAPTGATVLFTGESGTGKEVAARALHRLSGRKGEFVAVHAAALPAELLESELFGHARGAFSGAVKDKPGFFERADGGTLFLDEIGELPPATQVKLLRVLQEGETVRLGETKSRRLDLRLVAATNSDLKASVGSGKFRDDLYYRLAVVTVELPPLRERGKDVPLLTGHFLRRASAAHGLPPRRFSQEAERRLAGYAWPGNVRELANLCERLVILGRGEEIAPEELPAEVVGAGVADWPPPPPGGMGLDEALEKLEREMLGRALAEAGGVAQRAAKILGIGRGAMQYKLKKYGLA
- a CDS encoding zinc-ribbon domain-containing protein gives rise to the protein MKKPVIVVLGILSVGVVVAGVALIGVFWHHVEGWGPPPSPWRHGMQECLLAPEELPPPVTENLDRMGVEERERAFDFLRDLRPGQRREALRELGECPAPEFRDRLGGMMVESPHPLFLLPLVLLFFGSLGLAVTLYLVIRKRDRGPRLERCPHCGRPVEAGWNYCPYCTGPLGSGKGSTDADSS
- a CDS encoding NAD-dependent epimerase/dehydratase family protein, with product MKVLVTGGAGFIGSHIADRFAAEGHIVHVVDNLYSGHRRNLDPARDFSELDVSEGDSPGSGPGSLRNLFEVFAPELVVHAAAQVRVRCDDHLLDARYNVLGSLNVIHHAAVHGVRRLVYISTGGAGYGEPQYLPCDEDHPIRPMSAYGISKLTVEHYLRLYNLERGLDYAVIRPGNVFGPRQDERGEAGVCAIFTGLMRAGERPVIYGDGANTRDYVYVGDVVEAVWLAATRPEASRRVYNVGTGVETSTLEIFENLASLTGYRGKPDHAPEPNEVKRICLDCTRIKNELGWKPKLDLRAGLTRLVNWSASGNPR